The following proteins are co-located in the Candidatus Methanogranum gryphiswaldense genome:
- a CDS encoding methanogenesis marker 7 protein, which translates to MFKVIMYDGGVYRSDELYEMIEDVGGVVIQKTKSAQMLTVIMSIPEEDSAMIEALCIDIGGVVKPVPLAGTEIAVVGPTLGRHHMPHPICDIAEELRRYGAITVVMGLARGRGKATAQISLEERLIIEEYDAAVFSLGNFKECIEAKKDLFKDVRIPVVLVSGPQTEGLEGYCDAMVSGVGRKASRMRTASERAKLDEIADRVEDVLKQKKKLMEEDPLFVNPGEIKVLLEDYEPINMCLRPAPIVLHMDGLRLKVSYEEHAKIIGEMEVYGRKLSDVCKITPSKIDDSSIIMRIKTLSEIEYEDSRKK; encoded by the coding sequence ATGTTCAAGGTCATAATGTATGACGGTGGAGTATACCGCTCGGATGAGCTTTATGAGATGATAGAGGATGTGGGAGGTGTCGTAATTCAGAAGACCAAAAGTGCCCAGATGCTTACTGTCATAATGTCCATACCGGAGGAAGATTCCGCTATGATCGAGGCGTTATGCATCGACATCGGTGGTGTGGTCAAGCCAGTTCCGCTCGCCGGTACGGAGATAGCGGTTGTGGGCCCTACACTGGGACGTCATCATATGCCGCATCCAATATGCGACATCGCCGAGGAACTCAGGAGATATGGGGCTATCACCGTTGTCATGGGTCTTGCAAGAGGAAGAGGTAAGGCAACTGCTCAGATTAGTCTCGAGGAGAGACTGATAATAGAGGAGTACGACGCCGCTGTATTTTCTCTTGGTAATTTCAAAGAGTGCATTGAAGCAAAGAAGGATCTCTTCAAGGATGTGAGGATACCTGTAGTGTTGGTATCTGGTCCTCAGACGGAAGGTTTGGAGGGATACTGTGATGCAATGGTATCCGGTGTTGGAAGAAAGGCATCCAGGATGAGGACTGCATCTGAAAGGGCGAAATTGGACGAGATAGCGGATCGCGTCGAGGATGTTCTGAAGCAAAAGAAGAAGCTAATGGAGGAGGATCCCCTATTCGTAAATCCCGGAGAGATAAAAGTGCTTCTTGAAGATTATGAGCCGATCAATATGTGTCTGAGGCCTGCACCGATAGTTCTGCACATGGACGGCCTCAGATTAAAGGTCTCATATGAGGAACATGCAAAGATAATAGGGGAGATGGAAGTCTACGGCCGTAAACTATCAGATGTATGTAAAATCACACCGTCAAAGATCGATGATAGTAGCATAATCATGCGCATCAAGACCCTCTCAGAGATCGAATACGAGGACTCTAGGAAGAAATGA
- a CDS encoding GIY-YIG nuclease family protein gives MIRKGTYVLFVVLSREIEVDIGSLGLCHFDPGTYCYVGSAMGGIDQRVRRHLSDNKKIRWHIDRLTLISDHKEAYESYPDFVPECELAYIAERCGAMPAIKGFGCSDCSCMTHLFMVTDEVKDRLILEAGLVPFK, from the coding sequence ATGATACGAAAAGGAACATATGTTCTATTCGTGGTCCTTTCGAGAGAGATCGAAGTGGATATCGGTTCTCTGGGTCTTTGTCATTTTGATCCTGGGACATATTGTTATGTAGGTAGTGCCATGGGGGGTATCGATCAGAGAGTGAGAAGGCATCTCTCGGATAATAAGAAGATACGCTGGCATATTGATAGACTGACCTTAATATCAGATCATAAGGAGGCGTATGAATCATATCCAGATTTTGTTCCCGAATGTGAATTGGCGTACATCGCAGAAAGGTGTGGTGCCATGCCAGCAATCAAAGGGTTCGGATGTTCAGATTGTTCTTGCATGACACATCTTTTCATGGTCACAGACGAGGTCAAAGATCGGTTGATCCTTGAAGCGGGTCTAGTTCCTTTCAAATGA
- a CDS encoding helix-turn-helix transcriptional regulator has translation MAIILRLDRVMADRKMSLNELAQRVGISNVNLSNIKTGKICAIRFSTLDGICRVLDCQPGDILEYCDEDDDSK, from the coding sequence ATGGCGATCATCTTGAGATTGGACAGAGTGATGGCAGATAGAAAGATGTCACTCAACGAACTTGCCCAGAGAGTGGGCATATCTAATGTCAATCTTTCGAATATAAAGACCGGAAAGATATGCGCCATAAGATTTTCTACGCTTGACGGGATCTGTAGGGTATTGGATTGTCAGCCCGGGGACATTCTAGAATATTGTGATGAAGATGACGATTCGAAATGA
- a CDS encoding FAD-binding oxidoreductase → MNCGDNQTKKLTADAVEELQIAFAGKTKVCESGNKVKAAICIQPSTVEEVKEIITYAKKNNYSVTSSNKSVWTIDAQKTECGGIFVCLRSFEKIGDVDPVAMSVRVGASAKWKDVLEKVSKAGFTVGSRPTDLDKSVGSWVVTNGVGVGSYKYGSAKDNVLSVQAVTAESLIVETGYDNIGYYMSGYNLTQLFSGSEGTLGIVTEVTLRLAPAGVTKIVAYKFANTVLMNEAIQKLVHHPSVKPYDISFCSENTALLLALQGAQEFVDLEEIELDAIFAGSAKLESSEADKYWTIRSNHKIHGEHVIIPAKNWEKLVNVISGKYHGSIPDRSSAVFTTGSDGAEAVAEKANELGGRKITGASFEWTPYCLKGEADKDLDRTVTPEIIAALKDIVGEANVATEGMELMLYSKDMAPLPKMAGFAFNNIPDAVVRPSTVDEISKVVALAYKHGIPVIPRGNSSWGLGGCQPTCRGIVIDMSSKFNKVLKMDTEGMAVKVGCGCTWKSLLDECMKKGYIIGSYPSSFPSATLGAWLATNGMGIGSYKYGAAKDNVLNMQVVLSDGTILQTGDDNVGAYYKGYNLNQIFSGCEGTLAVFATVTFRLHPMGKIRPLAYEFDQLAQANGVIQKIVNHPSIRPLHVAWSDSLHFANQRKAGFPAPDVKNLLLVTLQGDEKFIALEEKVIDEIVVEDGLGKKITDEHIPAHEWEERCYEFRARKVGVGEIPAEVIVPAHEWGAFVGACYKGFEEMKMEAGGVIGVMVDRNTTLFMPYYFKDDEGMLGMTAFGFNFYLGDVASKYGGRTTGFGIFFAWNLDNVHDSDTVEYMRDLKTIMDPHDVVNPGHVVCGKTRFGVNMSKQLMGLGSGMMQLIKKMLPANTTFADNNKRFRYIELEERKERDRFHKLGDGSQ, encoded by the coding sequence ATGAATTGTGGGGACAACCAGACCAAAAAATTGACGGCCGATGCCGTAGAAGAGCTCCAGATCGCATTCGCTGGTAAGACCAAAGTGTGCGAGTCCGGAAACAAAGTAAAAGCAGCCATTTGCATCCAACCCTCGACCGTTGAAGAGGTCAAGGAGATCATTACATACGCTAAGAAGAACAACTATTCGGTTACTTCCAGCAACAAATCAGTATGGACCATTGATGCTCAGAAGACAGAATGTGGTGGCATCTTTGTGTGCCTACGTTCCTTTGAGAAGATAGGTGATGTAGACCCCGTTGCCATGTCAGTAAGGGTAGGGGCCAGTGCAAAGTGGAAGGATGTTCTGGAAAAAGTCTCGAAGGCAGGTTTCACAGTCGGTTCCCGTCCTACAGATCTTGACAAGAGCGTAGGTTCATGGGTAGTGACAAATGGTGTCGGGGTAGGATCTTACAAATATGGATCTGCCAAGGACAACGTACTAAGTGTACAGGCCGTCACGGCTGAGTCACTTATCGTCGAGACAGGGTACGATAATATCGGATACTACATGTCCGGTTATAATCTCACCCAGCTCTTTTCAGGTTCTGAAGGAACCCTTGGAATTGTGACAGAGGTCACATTGAGACTCGCACCTGCAGGGGTCACAAAGATCGTTGCGTACAAGTTTGCAAACACCGTCTTAATGAATGAGGCAATTCAGAAATTAGTACATCATCCAAGCGTGAAACCATATGATATTTCGTTCTGCAGCGAGAACACGGCGCTGCTTCTTGCTCTTCAGGGAGCACAAGAATTCGTAGATCTTGAGGAAATAGAACTGGATGCAATATTCGCAGGTTCTGCAAAATTGGAGTCTTCCGAGGCTGACAAATATTGGACAATAAGATCCAACCATAAGATACACGGTGAACATGTTATAATTCCAGCCAAGAATTGGGAAAAACTTGTAAATGTGATAAGCGGAAAATATCACGGATCCATACCAGATCGCAGTTCTGCAGTGTTCACGACAGGTTCCGATGGAGCCGAGGCAGTTGCGGAGAAGGCGAACGAACTTGGCGGAAGGAAGATAACCGGCGCCTCTTTCGAATGGACGCCGTATTGTCTCAAAGGCGAAGCAGATAAGGACCTTGACAGAACGGTAACGCCTGAAATAATAGCAGCATTGAAGGATATCGTAGGCGAAGCGAACGTAGCGACAGAGGGAATGGAACTAATGCTTTACAGCAAGGACATGGCCCCCCTTCCCAAAATGGCGGGTTTTGCGTTCAATAACATTCCAGATGCTGTTGTGAGGCCTTCTACGGTAGATGAGATCTCTAAGGTCGTAGCACTTGCGTACAAGCACGGCATACCTGTGATCCCAAGGGGCAATTCGTCGTGGGGTCTTGGCGGATGTCAGCCAACATGTCGCGGAATAGTCATCGATATGTCATCCAAATTCAACAAGGTCCTTAAGATGGACACAGAGGGGATGGCAGTCAAGGTCGGTTGCGGATGCACATGGAAATCATTGTTGGATGAGTGCATGAAGAAAGGTTACATCATCGGATCGTATCCATCATCCTTCCCTTCTGCAACGTTAGGAGCCTGGCTCGCTACGAACGGAATGGGTATCGGATCATACAAATATGGGGCTGCCAAGGACAATGTTCTCAATATGCAGGTGGTCTTAAGCGATGGGACGATCCTTCAGACCGGAGACGATAATGTCGGTGCATACTACAAAGGATACAACCTTAACCAGATATTCTCAGGTTGCGAAGGGACGCTCGCGGTCTTCGCAACAGTGACCTTTAGGCTTCACCCGATGGGAAAGATCAGGCCTTTGGCATACGAGTTCGATCAGTTGGCGCAGGCCAACGGAGTGATCCAAAAGATCGTCAATCATCCAAGTATCAGGCCGTTGCATGTTGCATGGTCCGATTCCCTTCACTTTGCTAACCAGAGGAAGGCAGGTTTCCCGGCACCAGATGTGAAGAATCTGCTTCTTGTGACACTTCAGGGAGATGAGAAGTTCATCGCTTTGGAAGAGAAGGTCATAGATGAGATTGTCGTAGAGGACGGACTTGGAAAGAAGATAACCGATGAACATATTCCTGCACACGAGTGGGAAGAGAGATGCTATGAGTTCAGGGCCAGGAAGGTCGGTGTCGGAGAGATACCCGCTGAAGTCATAGTTCCAGCACATGAATGGGGAGCTTTCGTCGGTGCGTGTTACAAAGGTTTCGAGGAGATGAAGATGGAAGCGGGAGGTGTGATCGGCGTAATGGTCGACCGCAACACTACGCTTTTCATGCCTTACTATTTCAAGGACGATGAAGGAATGCTCGGAATGACGGCATTCGGATTCAACTTCTATCTGGGAGATGTTGCTTCCAAATATGGCGGAAGGACGACCGGATTCGGTATATTCTTCGCGTGGAACCTCGATAATGTCCATGATTCCGATACAGTGGAGTACATGAGGGATCTTAAGACGATCATGGATCCTCACGATGTTGTCAATCCAGGTCATGTAGTTTGCGGAAAGACGAGATTCGGGGTCAACATGAGCAAGCAGCTTATGGGACTCGGAAGCGGAATGATGCAACTTATCAAGAAGATGCTTCCTGCCAACACAACATTCGCGGACAACAATAAAAGATTCAGGTACATCGAGCTCGAAGAGCGTAAAGAGCGCGACAGATTCCACAAGCTCGGTGACGGTTCACAGTAA
- a CDS encoding ABC transporter substrate-binding protein, which translates to MNNKQLYAIVIVLVVVIAGAGVAVLVMKDDNNNGGSVTVTDSLGREVTVEDTDSIFCIGACSLRLVSYFDAVDDVCAMETEGTFNWSTGQTYYVVYQDFFESLPESGTDAESVAVLNPSVVITSTLADVSAADTFQDKCGCPVYVINADVEFDADYFYEQITSLGDLFGEKARATELNSGIKAMISSIESAVSTSSSTAYACGMFYYGGSSLLKASGNYLPFDYSDVTNVMPGSSNKQPYTITLETLCSYDPDYIFIDDVNIESVLSTIRTDITDNTGLEDVSAIENDKIYSTMIYKYYGTNWDNQLINSYFIAVLMDSDSTWTFEDMANNVLELFYGDDAVTYEALAEIQGGCAKVVL; encoded by the coding sequence ATGAACAATAAACAACTATATGCAATAGTAATCGTGCTTGTAGTGGTGATCGCTGGTGCAGGGGTTGCCGTTCTAGTAATGAAGGATGACAATAACAACGGAGGTTCGGTGACCGTGACCGATAGTCTTGGCAGGGAAGTAACTGTTGAAGATACAGATTCAATATTCTGCATAGGTGCGTGTTCGCTTAGGCTGGTATCGTATTTTGATGCTGTTGATGACGTATGTGCTATGGAAACCGAAGGAACCTTTAATTGGAGTACCGGTCAGACATATTATGTGGTCTATCAGGACTTCTTCGAGTCTCTTCCTGAGAGTGGGACTGACGCTGAAAGTGTCGCTGTGCTCAATCCGTCTGTTGTGATAACATCAACATTAGCTGATGTTTCAGCTGCGGATACTTTCCAAGACAAATGCGGATGCCCCGTATATGTCATAAATGCTGATGTTGAATTTGATGCTGATTATTTCTATGAGCAGATAACCTCGTTGGGAGATTTGTTTGGCGAGAAGGCGAGAGCAACTGAATTGAACAGCGGTATCAAAGCAATGATCTCTTCAATAGAGTCAGCCGTATCAACATCTTCGTCCACAGCATATGCATGTGGAATGTTCTATTACGGTGGGTCTTCTCTGTTAAAGGCATCAGGTAACTATCTGCCATTCGACTATTCTGATGTTACTAATGTAATGCCCGGATCCTCCAACAAACAACCCTACACCATAACCCTTGAGACCCTGTGCAGTTATGATCCAGATTATATTTTCATAGATGATGTTAATATCGAATCTGTACTTTCAACAATAAGAACTGATATTACTGACAATACAGGTCTCGAAGACGTAAGTGCAATCGAGAATGATAAGATATATTCTACTATGATCTACAAATATTATGGAACTAACTGGGACAATCAACTTATCAATTCGTATTTCATTGCGGTCTTAATGGATTCTGACAGTACATGGACATTTGAAGACATGGCGAATAATGTTCTTGAGTTGTTTTACGGAGACGATGCTGTAACTTATGAAGCTCTTGCTGAGATTCAGGGTGGTTGCGCAAAAGTAGTACTTTGA
- a CDS encoding iron ABC transporter permease: MNIPILEVIKDIFTFNTSGDGRIVWNIRMVRIFAAILAGAGLAISGVVMQCILRNPLASPYTLGLSSAAAFGASFAIIFVGAGTSITSAVSITNPYVTVLCAFIASMIATVMILVLTKVTHVSAETMVLAGVAISAIFSAGLSFMQYIATDSQLGNIITWMFGDLGKATWSYNTLILFVLTPVVLYFFYKRWDYNAMESGEESAKGLGIHTERERIIGLVLASLLCATIVSFFGIIAFIGLLAPHIARMLIGSDHRYLIPLSIVIGAIIIVVSDAVGQIILYPKVLPVGIITSMLGGPMFIYLLVRRYRR, from the coding sequence ATGAACATACCTATTTTAGAGGTCATAAAGGACATATTCACATTCAATACATCTGGTGATGGACGTATCGTATGGAACATAAGAATGGTCAGGATATTTGCCGCTATACTTGCTGGTGCCGGACTCGCAATATCTGGAGTGGTCATGCAATGTATCCTTCGTAATCCCTTGGCCTCCCCTTACACATTAGGACTGTCTAGTGCCGCGGCTTTCGGTGCATCCTTCGCGATAATATTTGTAGGTGCTGGCACAAGCATAACTTCAGCAGTGTCCATTACTAATCCATATGTAACGGTGCTTTGTGCCTTCATAGCGTCAATGATAGCAACGGTAATGATATTGGTGTTGACAAAGGTAACCCATGTAAGTGCTGAGACAATGGTGTTGGCAGGTGTTGCCATCAGTGCAATATTCTCTGCAGGTCTTTCATTCATGCAGTATATCGCCACGGATTCACAACTTGGAAACATAATCACCTGGATGTTTGGGGACCTTGGTAAGGCGACGTGGAGTTACAATACTCTGATATTGTTCGTTCTGACCCCAGTTGTTCTATACTTTTTCTATAAGAGATGGGACTATAATGCCATGGAATCTGGGGAAGAGAGCGCAAAGGGATTAGGTATACATACCGAAAGGGAAAGGATAATCGGACTTGTATTAGCTTCCCTTTTGTGTGCGACCATCGTATCTTTCTTTGGCATTATTGCGTTCATAGGTCTTTTGGCGCCGCACATAGCAAGGATGCTTATCGGTAGTGACCATAGATATCTGATACCCTTATCAATAGTGATAGGTGCAATAATAATAGTGGTCTCAGATGCCGTAGGTCAGATCATACTTTATCCAAAAGTTCTGCCTGTGGGTATAATAACCTCGATGTTGGGTGGACCTATGTTCATATATCTGTTGGTCAGGAGGTATAGGCGCTAA
- a CDS encoding ABC transporter ATP-binding protein: MFFKVDGMEFSYKSEKVLEDISFEIERKEMVALLGPNGVGKTTLMKCINRILKPSCGSVLLEGLDLTDTDRRTISRNVGYVSQRGETSRLTVFDSILLGRRPHIEWDATEKDISITSRVIHLMELDHLSLKYVDEISGGEYQLVQIARAIVQQPRVILLDEPTSNLDLSNQHMIMHMVSNLVSCNDMAAVMTIHDLNLAIRHSDKFILMKDGRIFAAGDKGIITPENIKRVYNIDAYVDEIRGYPRVMPI, from the coding sequence ATGTTCTTCAAGGTGGACGGGATGGAATTTTCGTATAAGAGTGAGAAAGTTTTGGAAGATATCTCATTCGAGATCGAACGTAAAGAGATGGTTGCATTGCTTGGACCGAACGGCGTTGGAAAGACAACTTTGATGAAATGTATCAATCGGATATTGAAGCCGTCCTGCGGGTCAGTTCTATTGGAAGGTTTGGATCTTACCGATACGGATAGACGTACAATATCAAGGAATGTTGGTTATGTCTCTCAGAGAGGCGAAACATCAAGACTTACTGTATTCGATTCGATACTTCTTGGAAGAAGACCTCATATTGAATGGGATGCGACTGAAAAGGACATATCCATAACCAGCAGAGTGATACATTTGATGGAACTCGATCATTTATCTCTAAAATATGTGGACGAGATCAGTGGCGGGGAGTATCAATTGGTACAGATCGCACGTGCAATAGTTCAACAGCCACGTGTGATATTATTGGATGAACCGACGAGCAATCTTGATCTTTCCAATCAGCATATGATAATGCACATGGTGTCAAATCTAGTCTCATGTAATGACATGGCCGCGGTCATGACGATACACGATCTCAATCTAGCGATAAGACATTCTGATAAATTCATTTTAATGAAAGATGGACGTATATTCGCTGCTGGTGATAAAGGAATAATCACGCCCGAGAATATCAAGAGAGTTTACAATATTGATGCTTACGTAGATGAGATACGGGGGTATCCGAGGGTAATGCCTATTTGA
- a CDS encoding class I SAM-dependent methyltransferase has translation MEKMNTNPKQREFFNEHAAHWDNISIHDIQKVRRIVSLLELSGNERILDIGTGTGIMIPFYEENLRSGSILAIDYSENMIKQAMMKYPETIHNMVRYKVVDIYDMEMDEKFDDIVCYSCFPHFPYQERAIRILASYLEKDGKLMIAHSSSKKHINEVHRSGGEVISNDFLPKIEDLRDMIINAGLKPIFEQDDEDFYIIIGKF, from the coding sequence ATGGAAAAGATGAATACAAATCCAAAACAAAGGGAATTTTTCAATGAACATGCAGCTCATTGGGACAACATATCAATACATGATATTCAGAAGGTCAGGCGCATAGTTTCATTGTTAGAGTTGTCTGGAAATGAAAGAATACTCGATATTGGTACTGGGACCGGGATAATGATACCATTCTATGAAGAAAATCTGAGATCAGGTTCGATACTGGCAATAGATTATTCAGAGAATATGATAAAGCAGGCTATGATGAAATATCCTGAGACCATACACAATATGGTCAGATACAAGGTTGTCGACATATATGATATGGAAATGGACGAAAAATTTGATGATATTGTTTGTTATTCATGTTTTCCTCATTTTCCGTATCAGGAAAGGGCAATACGAATATTGGCGAGTTATCTTGAAAAGGATGGTAAATTGATGATTGCCCATTCTTCTTCTAAGAAGCATATAAATGAAGTACACAGATCGGGAGGGGAGGTCATTTCCAATGATTTCCTTCCGAAGATCGAAGATCTAAGAGATATGATCATAAACGCTGGTTTAAAACCAATATTCGAACAAGATGATGAGGATTTCTATATCATTATTGGAAAATTTTGA
- a CDS encoding MFS transporter, whose translation MENKTTWNSIDPKIRNITMLGLALAMLIACLDGTIVSTCGPVIAANLNGTELYAWMITAYMLCETIMIPISGKMSDHYGRKPIFLMGLGLFIGGSILSGMSTSMEQLIIFRAIQGFGGGALIPVAMAAVGDFYPPEKRGKMQGVLGAIFGLGSAIGPLLGGYITEYMDWRWVFYINVPLAIIALALTIKKFPKAEVDSLHKVDYTGMAVLSSFLIVLLLFFEWGGDEVQWVSIESFLMIMVAIILLLLFIRIEKKADDPVLAPHIFKDRTLLACGIFMLIFGLGMMGAMTYSSMFMIYVYGLTTLEAGEVSIALVAGMVITSIASGNLLSRTGYRPWLIIGPILTFISFWMMSSLKYGGDVMGMVFCLFLLGLGLGCMMSIVMVVAQNRAKPNEMGMTTSSVNLMRSVGATSGTAVFSMLITQKISSELATNLSPEVYNNIPHDTGVLNYLSQILQQYGKDAYDGVLTAFANSVDFAFLIGGIIMLLLVFVGLFINAKKNREIELTPEEGELLEK comes from the coding sequence ATGGAAAACAAAACAACATGGAACTCTATCGATCCAAAGATACGTAACATTACCATGTTGGGATTAGCCTTAGCAATGTTGATTGCTTGTTTGGATGGAACTATTGTAAGTACATGCGGACCAGTTATTGCAGCAAATCTTAACGGTACTGAACTTTATGCTTGGATGATCACAGCGTATATGCTGTGTGAAACAATAATGATCCCCATTAGCGGAAAAATGTCCGACCATTATGGAAGAAAACCCATATTCTTAATGGGATTGGGTCTATTCATCGGAGGTTCCATACTTTCTGGAATGTCAACATCGATGGAACAGCTGATCATATTCCGTGCTATACAAGGATTCGGCGGAGGTGCTCTGATTCCTGTTGCAATGGCTGCAGTCGGAGATTTTTACCCTCCAGAAAAAAGAGGCAAGATGCAAGGAGTTCTGGGTGCAATATTTGGACTCGGAAGTGCTATCGGCCCTCTTCTAGGAGGATACATAACAGAATACATGGATTGGCGCTGGGTATTCTATATCAATGTCCCACTCGCGATCATAGCTTTAGCTCTTACAATTAAGAAATTCCCAAAAGCAGAGGTCGATTCACTTCACAAGGTCGATTACACGGGAATGGCAGTACTATCCAGCTTCTTGATTGTTCTTCTGCTCTTCTTTGAATGGGGAGGCGATGAGGTACAATGGGTCAGCATAGAATCATTCCTAATGATAATGGTAGCAATAATCCTTTTGCTTCTATTCATTAGAATTGAAAAGAAAGCTGATGATCCGGTTCTTGCACCGCACATCTTCAAAGACCGTACTTTGCTTGCTTGTGGCATATTCATGCTTATATTCGGTCTAGGAATGATGGGCGCAATGACCTATTCATCCATGTTTATGATCTATGTATATGGACTCACAACACTTGAAGCAGGAGAGGTAAGTATAGCACTAGTCGCCGGTATGGTGATCACATCAATTGCGAGCGGAAATCTGCTATCTCGTACAGGATACAGACCATGGTTGATTATTGGCCCCATATTGACATTCATTTCTTTTTGGATGATGTCGAGCCTCAAGTATGGAGGGGATGTGATGGGGATGGTCTTTTGCTTATTCCTATTAGGACTGGGATTGGGCTGTATGATGTCCATTGTCATGGTAGTTGCACAGAACCGTGCAAAACCAAATGAAATGGGAATGACCACATCATCAGTAAATCTGATGCGTTCAGTCGGTGCAACATCTGGTACAGCGGTATTCTCAATGCTGATAACACAGAAGATCTCTTCTGAATTGGCAACCAATTTGTCTCCTGAGGTATACAACAATATTCCTCATGATACGGGAGTCCTGAATTATCTGTCACAGATACTACAGCAATATGGAAAAGATGCATATGATGGCGTGCTTACAGCCTTTGCCAACAGTGTAGATTTTGCATTTTTGATTGGTGGAATAATAATGCTGTTGTTGGTGTTTGTCGGATTATTCATAAATGCTAAAAAGAATCGTGAAATTGAACTCACACCAGAAGAAGGCGAGTTGTTAGAGAAGTGA